A region from the Lolium perenne isolate Kyuss_39 chromosome 4, Kyuss_2.0, whole genome shotgun sequence genome encodes:
- the LOC139830904 gene encoding probable E3 ubiquitin-protein ligase ARI1: protein MVMTLVNLEPHNARALLMHHRWKMDRITDFLERRGRDGLFKEAGIMVPPEENNTAFPFGTAADKGAHKRSRIATCNVCFDDVSQLSDVSTMDCGHCFCNDCWTEHFLVSLDSGRKHIHCMEVKCPAICDDATVRRLLGLKYPAAAKRFDGFVLESYLENNASVKWCPSAPHCGRAIRVDATDASDWCCEVECPCGVSFCFNCAAPAHSPVPCSMWDKWDAKFRGESENLKWIQVNTKSCPGCLKPIEKNGGCNHVSCPCGTYLCYACGGKLDASHNCNRYDEKTVASYDAIRRQMLRFTHYCDRFNVHAASRKAEQEGTLWPSILKRILQLESAPNVRPLNRDASWLARAYHALLASRLVLSRSYAFAYYMFGDEVRTRPADRASLAMGKELFENQQEQLERNAERLSKVLATEAPTVLEEDQVVRTMQETVNLAKIVDSHCREMYTCIQDELLPLLLETMNIAPYRPDGPDKAKDLPA from the exons ATGGTTATGACCTTGGTGAACCTAGAGCCACACAATGCCCGCGCTCTCCTTATGCACCATCGATGGAAGATGGACCGCATCACCGACTTCCTCGAGCGCAGAGGGCGAGATGGCTTATTCAAGGAGGCGGGCATCATGGTGCCGCCAGAGGAAAATAACACGGCATTTCCCTTTGGAACCGCTGCAGATAAGGGGGCTCACAAGAGATCCAGAATTGCCACATGCAATGTGTGCTTTGATGACGTCTCCCAGTTGTCCGATGTCTCCACCATGGACTGTGGGCATTGCTTCTGCAACGACT GTTGGACGGAGCACTTTTTGGTCTCCCTGGACAGCGGCAGGAAACACATCCACTGCATGGAGGTGAAGTGCCCGGCCATCTGCGACGATGCCACCGTGAGGCGCCTCCTGGGCCTCAAGTACCCCGCCGCGGCCAAGCGCTTCGACGGCTTCGTCCTGGAGTCGTATCTGGAGAACAACGCGTCCGTGAAGTGGTGCCCGAGCGCCCCGCACTGCGGTCGCGCCATTCGCGTGGACGCGACTGACGCGAGCGATTGGTGCTGCGAGGTGGAGTGCCCTTGCGGCGTGAGCTTCTGCTTCAACTGCGCGGCACCGGCGCACTCGCCAGTCCCGTGCTCCATGTGGGACAAGTGGGACGCCAAGTTCCGCGGCGAGTCGGAGAACCTCAAGTGGATCCAAGTCAACACCAAGAGCTGCCCTGGCTGCCTCAAGCCCATCGAGAAGAACGGCGGCTGCAACCACGTCTCGTGCCCATGCGGCACCTACCTCTG CTATGCGTGTGGCGGGAAGCTGGATGCAAGCCACAACTGCAACCGCTACGACGAGAAGACGGTGGCGAGCTACGACGCCATCCGGCGGCAGATGCTGCGGTTCACGCACTACTGCGACCGCTTCAACGTGCACGCCGCCTCGCGCAAGGCGGAGCAGGAGGGCACGCTGTGGCCGTCCATCCTCAAGAGGATCCTGCAGCTGGAGTCGGCCCCCAACGTCCGCCCCCTCAACCGCGACGCCAGCTGGCTTGCCCGCGCGTACCACGCCCTGCTGGCCTCGCGCCTCGTGCTCTCCCGCTCCTACGCCTTCGCCTACTACATGTTCGGCGACGAGGTGCGCACGCGCCCCGCCGACAGGGCCAGCCTCGCCATGGGCAAGGAGCTCTTCGAGAACCAGCAGGAGCAGCTCGAGCGCAACGCCGAGCGCCTCTCCAAGGTGCTCGCCACCGAGGCGCCCACCGTGCTGGAAGAGGACCAGGTGGTGCGAACCATGCAGGAGACCGTCAACCTCGCCAAGATCGTCGACTCCCACTGCAGGGAGATGTACACCTGCATCCAGGACGAGCTGCTGCCGCTGCTCCTCGAAACCATGAACATCGCCCCGTACCGCCCGGACGGGCCAGACAAGGCCAAGGACCTGCCGGCCTAA
- the LOC127293784 gene encoding probable E3 ubiquitin-protein ligase ARI1, translating into MASDDECYDYYDEDEEGLLVDEDDVGLLEDEEALPEFRADHWAITRKSLSTAQQQELSMVMTLVNLEPHNARALLMHHRWKMDRITDFLERRGRDGLFKEAGIMVPPEENNTAFPFGTAADKGAHKRSIIATCNVCFDDVSQLSDVSTMDCGHCFCNDCWTEHFLVSLDSGRKHIHCMEVKCPAICDDATVRRLLGLKYPAAAKRFDGFVLESYLENNASVKWCPSAPHCGRAIRVDATDASDWCCEVECPCGVSFCFNCAAPAHSPVPCSMWDKWDAKFRGESENLKWIQVNTKSCPGCLKPIEKNGGCNHVSCPCGTYLCYACGGKLDASHNCNRYDEKTVASYDAIRRQMLRFTHYCDRFNVHAASRKAEQEGTLWPSILKRILQLESAPNVRPLNRDASWLARAYHALLASRLVLSRSYAFAYYMFGDEVRTRPADRASLAMGKELFENQQEQLERNAERLSKVLATEAPTVLEEDQVVRTMQETVNLAKIVDSHCREMYTCIQDELLPLLLETMNIAPYRPDGPDKAKDLPA; encoded by the exons ATGGCCAGCGACGACGAGTGCTACGACTACTACGATGAAGACGAGGAGGGGCTGCTGGTGGACGAGGACGACGTCGGGCTGCTCGAGGACGAGGAGGCGCTGCCGGAGTTCCGCGCGGATCATTGG GCCATCACAAGAAAGTCCCTTTCAACCGCTCAG CAACAAGAACTGTCCATGGTTATGACCTTGGTGAACCTAGAGCCGCACAATGCCCGCGCTCTCCTTATGCACCATCGATGGAAGATGGACCGCATCACCGACTTCCTCGAGCGCAGAGGGCGAGATGGCTTATTCAAGGAGGCGGGCATCATGGTGCCGCCAGAGGAAAATAACACGGCATTTCCCTTTGGAACCGCTGCAGATAAGGGGGCTCACAAGAGATCCATAATTGCCACATGCAATGTGTGCTTTGATGACGTCTCCCAGTTGTCCGATGTCTCCACCATGGACTGTGGGCATTGCTTCTGCAACGACT GTTGGACGGAGCACTTTTTGGTCTCCCTGGACAGCGGCAGGAAACACATCCACTGCATGGAGGTGAAGTGCCCGGCCATCTGCGACGATGCCACCGTGAGGCGCCTCCTGGGCCTCAAGTACCCCGCCGCGGCCAAGCGCTTCGACGGCTTCGTCCTGGAGTCGTATCTGGAGAACAACGCGTCCGTGAAGTGGTGCCCGAGCGCCCCGCACTGCGGTCGCGCCATTCGCGTGGACGCGACTGACGCGAGCGATTGGTGCTGCGAGGTGGAGTGCCCTTGCGGCGTGAGCTTCTGCTTCAACTGCGCGGCACCGGCGCACTCGCCAGTCCCGTGCTCCATGTGGGACAAGTGGGACGCCAAGTTCCGCGGCGAGTCGGAGAACCTCAAGTGGATCCAAGTCAACACCAAGAGCTGCCCTGGCTGCCTCAAGCCCATCGAGAAGAACGGCGGCTGCAACCACGTCTCGTGCCCATGCGGCACCTACCTCTG CTATGCGTGTGGCGGGAAGCTGGATGCAAGCCACAACTGCAACCGCTACGACGAGAAGACGGTGGCGAGCTACGACGCCATCCGGCGGCAGATGCTGCGGTTCACGCACTACTGCGACCGCTTCAACGTGCACGCCGCCTCGCGCAAGGCGGAGCAGGAGGGCACGCTGTGGCCGTCCATCCTCAAGAGGATCCTGCAGCTGGAGTCGGCCCCCAACGTCCGCCCCCTCAACCGCGACGCCAGCTGGCTTGCCCGCGCGTACCACGCCCTGCTGGCCTCGCGCCTCGTGCTCTCCCGCTCCTACGCCTTCGCCTACTACATGTTCGGCGACGAGGTGCGCACGCGCCCCGCCGACAGGGCCAGCCTCGCCATGGGCAAGGAGCTCTTCGAGAACCAGCAGGAGCAGCTCGAGCGCAACGCCGAGCGCCTCTCCAAGGTGCTCGCCACCGAGGCGCCCACCGTGCTGGAAGAGGACCAGGTGGTGCGAACCATGCAGGAGACCGTCAACCTCGCCAAGATCGTCGACTCCCACTGCAGGGAGATGTACACCTGCATCCAGGACGAGCTGCTGCCGCTGCTCCTCGAAACCATGAACATCGCCCCGTACCGCCCGGACGGGCCAGACAAGGCCAAGGACCTGCCGGCCTAA